In Streptococcus salivarius, the following are encoded in one genomic region:
- the xerS gene encoding tyrosine recombinase XerS: MKQETLMKNINELLEIMPWYVKEYYQAKLVIPYSYKTLYEYLKEYRRFFEWLISDHEKLGETVRYADYDTIADVHIDELAHLPKSVIEAYFVYLRENTERRSISEVSIVRTKDALSSLFKYLTQETEDDEGEPYFYRNVMVKVKIKKPKDTLASRADNMKEKLFLNDTQSFLDYIDNEHEKKISKRAQVSFVKNKERDLAVIALLLSTGVRLSELVNLDMQDVNLATRTITVIRKGGKKDVVNIAPFGLPYIERYLEIRKGRYSASDSDKAFFLTTQNKVPARLGTRSVELLVKKLSTAYGKPTTPHKLRHTLATRLYEQTKDSLLVSQQLGHKGTAMVEVYAHVAAETTKEALSDL, encoded by the coding sequence ATGAAACAAGAAACACTAATGAAAAATATAAACGAGTTGCTTGAGATTATGCCTTGGTATGTTAAGGAATATTATCAAGCAAAGCTCGTTATTCCATATAGCTATAAGACACTGTATGAGTACTTAAAGGAATATAGACGATTTTTTGAATGGTTGATTAGTGATCATGAGAAATTGGGTGAAACTGTACGATATGCAGATTATGATACGATTGCCGATGTTCATATTGATGAGCTGGCCCATTTACCAAAGTCTGTTATCGAAGCCTATTTTGTCTATCTTCGTGAAAATACTGAGCGTCGTTCAATCTCTGAAGTCAGCATTGTTCGGACTAAGGATGCTCTCTCAAGTTTGTTTAAGTATCTTACTCAAGAGACTGAGGATGACGAGGGTGAGCCTTATTTTTACCGAAATGTCATGGTTAAGGTCAAAATCAAGAAACCTAAAGATACCTTGGCAAGTCGTGCTGATAACATGAAAGAAAAACTCTTTTTAAATGATACACAGTCTTTCTTGGACTATATCGATAATGAGCATGAAAAGAAAATCTCAAAACGTGCCCAGGTATCCTTTGTCAAAAATAAAGAGCGTGATCTTGCTGTCATAGCACTTCTACTCTCTACTGGAGTCCGGTTATCTGAATTAGTGAACCTAGATATGCAAGATGTCAATCTAGCCACAAGAACAATTACAGTCATTCGAAAAGGTGGGAAAAAGGACGTTGTAAATATCGCTCCATTTGGACTACCTTATATCGAGCGATACTTAGAAATTAGGAAGGGACGCTACTCAGCAAGTGATTCAGATAAAGCATTCTTCTTAACAACTCAGAATAAAGTGCCTGCAAGGCTTGGAACACGTTCTGTCGAGCTATTGGTGAAGAAGTTATCTACCGCCTATGGTAAACCCACTACTCCTCACAAATTGCGACACACACTTGCGACACGTCTATATGAGCAAACAAAAGACAGCCTCCTAGTCTCCCAACAATTGGGACACAAGGGGACTGCAATGGTAGAGGTATATGCACACGTAGCTGCAGAGACAACTAAGGAAGCTTTGAGTGATTTATAA
- a CDS encoding SspB-related isopeptide-forming adhesin yields the protein MFKDSNNTKGHGSIRKNNVYGAVGVLALGAAAIVGGASQASADEVTEAPVNSEPVATSQANADSLMSQATAVATSDVSTPTTSATATNTSDSQPTEKVAEVATTQPVSTNDNNAYAEKANTSTEAEKVAIDNSAVTDAVATAKDSGVKVSQDATQDKGTPTTSEELATKQAEIKADQNEQVASIKQATQDASGRQSAYDAADKAHDTLETQVDKAVKDSNGLIKAEATEISSGDGKNVGDYNTYTDQVNKQIASNKETIDKFNKDYAAMKDNANVNVDGRVTTQNVDQLTYGNSVQNGSVNPDGTFSFTHDMNDSANDSLGVLGTGTLNGKVNFTSAANGDGSTTVTLNSLDLWNYAYTSNRPNTGVNQNLNYHVYTDGEEIYSVNHDGNSSFAEDINRSIALNKSYVLKPGETTGIIPILNIDDNWIINTHGQLSLDFTNPNTVPSATVKKVNEPVKPEIPSASYHDYSMNYQPTVTKTVLNSDGENVNGKMIPKNDEHTYVLNNGNIFANAKVGDTVTTRDPLEFGEVPNIEANKAENEAKGWNVDYDEASKTYTFTAKYDGKALEAPTIKFVATDDNGFYDNTYKADRNGYETFSDTVTNKTPTAPKPHKSVTDSKGNDIDGKTTDDDKVTFHLTTDYSPYKDMAASKKALEFALLDDVQDGAYTVDEDAITIRDSNNKDVKDLFDMYHVLSDEGRTDAINKILEKSGLNPTGEFYLWVAKNPVDYYQDYILKNNNVTVNLPATLKVPAGTTVENDFYQIDFGNAYKSNLVSFDTPPAAPVGESGGPTSTPVTPVEEVPVQQQAIKVLPNTGEKSTSAIAAVGTVVLTTALGMLGFSKRSKEC from the coding sequence ATGTTTAAAGACTCAAATAACACGAAAGGACATGGCTCTATTCGTAAAAACAATGTCTATGGAGCTGTCGGTGTACTTGCTCTCGGTGCTGCAGCAATTGTTGGGGGAGCTTCTCAAGCATCCGCAGATGAAGTAACTGAAGCACCTGTAAATTCAGAGCCAGTTGCTACCTCTCAAGCAAACGCAGACAGTCTGATGTCACAAGCTACAGCTGTTGCAACATCAGATGTCTCTACTCCGACAACCTCAGCGACTGCAACAAACACTTCTGATTCACAACCTACTGAAAAAGTAGCAGAAGTAGCTACTACACAACCAGTAAGCACTAATGATAATAATGCTTACGCAGAAAAAGCTAATACATCAACGGAAGCTGAAAAAGTTGCTATCGACAACTCAGCTGTCACGGATGCAGTTGCTACTGCCAAAGACAGTGGTGTTAAAGTGTCGCAAGATGCTACCCAAGATAAAGGGACACCAACTACGAGTGAAGAACTTGCAACAAAGCAAGCTGAAATCAAGGCTGACCAAAATGAACAAGTAGCTTCAATCAAACAAGCCACCCAGGATGCATCTGGACGTCAATCAGCCTATGATGCAGCTGATAAAGCTCACGACACCCTTGAAACTCAAGTAGACAAAGCTGTTAAAGATAGTAATGGACTTATTAAAGCTGAAGCTACTGAAATCTCAAGTGGGGATGGTAAAAATGTAGGTGATTACAACACCTATACTGATCAGGTTAATAAGCAGATTGCTTCGAACAAAGAAACCATCGACAAATTTAACAAAGACTATGCTGCTATGAAGGATAATGCTAACGTTAATGTTGACGGACGAGTAACAACACAAAATGTTGACCAGTTGACTTATGGAAACTCGGTTCAAAATGGTAGCGTTAATCCGGATGGGACCTTCTCATTCACGCACGATATGAATGACTCAGCTAATGATAGCTTGGGTGTTTTGGGTACAGGTACCCTTAATGGTAAGGTTAATTTCACGTCTGCAGCTAACGGAGACGGTTCGACAACCGTAACACTTAATAGTCTCGATTTGTGGAACTATGCCTACACAAGTAACCGTCCCAACACTGGTGTTAACCAAAATCTTAACTACCACGTTTATACTGATGGTGAAGAAATTTACTCAGTAAACCATGATGGTAACTCAAGCTTTGCGGAAGATATCAATCGTAGTATTGCACTTAACAAGTCCTATGTCTTGAAACCAGGCGAAACTACTGGTATTATCCCAATTCTTAACATCGATGATAATTGGATTATCAATACTCATGGTCAGCTAAGTCTCGATTTCACTAATCCAAACACTGTTCCATCAGCTACAGTTAAAAAGGTTAATGAACCTGTTAAACCAGAAATTCCATCAGCAAGTTATCATGACTACAGTATGAATTATCAACCAACTGTAACTAAGACTGTCCTCAACAGCGACGGTGAAAATGTTAATGGTAAGATGATTCCTAAAAATGATGAACATACCTATGTTTTGAATAACGGAAATATCTTTGCCAATGCAAAGGTTGGCGATACTGTGACAACTCGTGATCCACTTGAATTCGGTGAAGTTCCAAATATCGAAGCCAACAAGGCTGAAAATGAGGCTAAAGGTTGGAACGTTGATTATGATGAGGCTTCTAAGACCTACACATTTACTGCCAAATACGATGGTAAAGCTCTCGAAGCACCTACAATCAAGTTCGTAGCAACGGACGATAACGGTTTCTACGATAATACTTATAAAGCTGATCGTAACGGTTACGAAACCTTCTCTGATACTGTCACTAACAAGACGCCAACAGCTCCTAAACCACATAAGTCTGTTACTGATTCAAAAGGAAATGACATCGATGGAAAAACTACTGACGATGACAAAGTAACCTTCCATTTGACAACTGATTATAGTCCATACAAAGATATGGCTGCATCTAAGAAAGCACTTGAATTTGCGCTCCTTGATGACGTGCAAGATGGTGCTTATACAGTAGATGAAGATGCTATTACTATTCGCGATAGCAATAACAAAGATGTCAAAGACCTATTTGATATGTATCACGTACTTTCGGATGAAGGACGTACTGATGCCATCAACAAGATCCTAGAAAAATCTGGTCTTAACCCAACTGGTGAATTCTATCTTTGGGTAGCCAAAAATCCAGTTGATTATTACCAAGACTACATTCTTAAAAACAATAATGTAACAGTTAATCTCCCTGCTACATTGAAAGTCCCTGCAGGTACTACTGTAGAAAATGATTTCTATCAGATTGATTTTGGTAATGCCTATAAATCAAATCTTGTTTCATTCGATACACCACCAGCAGCACCAGTAGGAGAGTCTGGCGGACCTACTTCTACCCCAGTAACTCCAGTAGAAGAAGTGCCTGTCCAACAACAAGCTATTAAGGTTCTTCCTAATACTGGTGAAAAATCAACTTCAGCTATTGCTGCAGTAGGTACAGTTGTTCTAACTACTGCACTAGGTATGCTTGGTTTCTCAAAACGTAGTAAAGAATGCTAA
- a CDS encoding LPXTG cell wall anchor domain-containing protein, with translation MSINKFSKYGIVLVAAITLATAVQTQFGQSSTKVYAEETASDANYNDWRMFYVYSADYPDKPDSGSMSGRVIKPSEPYVVDENFRNPGTYSHYDVFDDTGKHYNVGDIITVNDPLVNHKNEEDNRLYYYYYPLNSDNTSEAPANSTTPATSEAPAVSTTPATSENPISDNDPSLNRMLYLNYSASDDPTISWLTGNVVTPKGYTVMPGDELEGYPYYTITGSNGKKYSVGDIITTEEPGLFGHANYEDDALYYRYYRTNPNSVSEAPAVSTTPATSEAPAVSTTPATSEAPAVSTTPATSEAPAVSTTPATSEAPAVSTTPATSEAPAVSTTPATSEAPAVSTTPATSEAPAVSTTPATSEAPAVSTTPATSLVPSKNIHSMNSVTSPFTQTRNAGIKSEADGKLTSHDLPKTGDTNSKVGMLGMVLVGLGLTSFVYKGRHRRS, from the coding sequence TTGTCTATTAATAAGTTTTCTAAATATGGAATTGTTTTAGTTGCAGCAATTACTCTTGCAACTGCTGTGCAAACTCAATTCGGTCAGTCATCTACAAAGGTATATGCTGAAGAAACAGCTAGTGATGCTAACTATAATGATTGGCGTATGTTCTATGTTTATTCGGCAGATTATCCCGATAAACCTGATAGTGGTAGTATGTCAGGTCGGGTTATTAAACCTAGCGAACCATACGTTGTAGATGAGAACTTTCGTAACCCTGGAACATATAGTCATTATGACGTATTCGATGACACCGGCAAACATTACAATGTCGGCGATATTATAACTGTCAATGATCCTTTAGTAAATCACAAGAACGAGGAAGATAATAGACTATATTACTACTATTATCCTCTAAACTCTGATAATACAAGTGAAGCACCTGCGAACAGCACAACGCCGGCTACTAGTGAGGCGCCTGCGGTTAGCACAACGCCGGCTACTAGTGAAAATCCAATATCTGATAACGATCCTAGTCTTAATCGCATGTTATACCTTAATTATTCAGCATCAGATGACCCTACAATCAGCTGGCTCACTGGTAACGTAGTTACCCCTAAAGGATATACTGTAATGCCAGGTGACGAGCTGGAAGGGTACCCATACTACACAATTACTGGATCTAATGGTAAGAAGTATTCGGTTGGAGATATTATCACAACGGAAGAACCAGGGTTATTTGGCCATGCCAACTATGAGGATGATGCCCTATATTATCGTTATTATAGAACTAACCCTAATTCAGTAAGTGAAGCACCTGCAGTCAGCACAACGCCTGCTACTAGTGAAGCACCTGCAGTTAGCACAACACCTGCTACTAGTGAAGCACCTGCAGTTAGCACAACACCTGCTACAAGTGAAGCACCTGCAGTTAGCACAACACCTGCTACAAGTGAAGCACCTGCGGTCAGCACAACACCTGCTACAAGTGAAGCACCTGCGGTTAGCACAACACCTGCTACTAGTGAAGCACCTGCAGTTAGCACAACACCTGCTACAAGTGAAGCACCTGCAGTTAGCACAACACCTGCTACAAGTGAAGCACCTGCGGTCAGCACAACACCTGCTACAAGTCTAGTGCCTTCAAAAAACATTCATTCCATGAATTCTGTCACTTCTCCATTTACACAAACACGTAATGCAGGAATTAAATCGGAAGCTGATGGAAAATTGACAAGTCACGATTTACCAAAAACAGGAGATACAAACTCTAAAGTTGGTATGCTAGGTATGGTTTTGGTAGGACTTGGTTTGACAAGCTTCGTTTATAAAGGGCGTCACAGACGTTCATAA
- a CDS encoding SEC10/PgrA surface exclusion domain-containing protein gives MKETNNKMKFIAGTAAIVAAACATGVVNADEVTVTTPDTNAVSETQAQSTVTEQQVSDAKQNMEKAETAAVIQESATGLAQNQVNDAQNQVNAAQSQVTDAQATAAQATPEAIAQATNAITTADSHVPVAEKAVTDAQATATNAQTTVTNQKAVVSDAQAAADKAQAKSDAAQAKVDALAKESTDVSTAQDNVTVAEATVVRAKSDVKTAETNLETAKKADSKLDQAISDANGSVSTAEQGVKDAKQTVTAKETVVSQAQTAFDQAKAAADAVKPLATWESKVNIPEEYLNALKKWVNAKGEDRVKAADEALAIYNALPIKTDFNIINQYNKIVHVYDGDIHYDANDNGICNYFYPDTITVADNTQYDVENLPENVNNIVNQYFVDQVNAFRRALGLPDATVNTLMMDLAKARAVKYNALRDNTDETGSDYSIELSTKKPELEHLYVRENLTNQRHFKPFSGDLAYKRSHYATLSEILEGVREAVFLFTVDDGTNYYSHTASLTDYDQQGISMYLQDNSNSFIEVPAEFNVVTTTSSLHEAKFAQDIWGGHVYDVLSAGRANFEPSVDAYNKVVLKQTTAGVALKAAQEDVTVAKTAVTTAQKAVDDAKAKVAELESRERQTPKAEAELRAAQAKLTEAEGKLAVAKVVLASVTAEEATKAQALAQAKEDAKVAKEKADDAMVALATEQAKLADLKSSAEKANNDVVAAQKALNNAKSAVEAAKAHKSELENAQAKLAAAQVKLAAAQVKLVNAQAKLAAEQAKLTDARSKYASAKSEYETVLTKYEVQKALDDAKKGNIVTPDTKPESGKTDNTKPETDVVKPNQGAKAKYDDVVAPKVVSSQVEAAPVSVSKFNKTQEQTVNTVAEATAVAVKAGHGHTLPETGDNGGIIASVAGIGLLGLLGFAGRKRKKN, from the coding sequence ATGAAAGAAACAAACAACAAAATGAAATTTATCGCTGGTACTGCTGCAATTGTAGCTGCGGCTTGTGCAACAGGTGTTGTAAATGCTGATGAAGTAACAGTAACTACACCAGACACAAATGCTGTATCTGAAACACAAGCTCAATCAACCGTTACTGAACAACAAGTATCAGATGCGAAACAAAATATGGAAAAAGCTGAAACAGCCGCTGTTATTCAAGAATCAGCAACTGGTTTGGCTCAAAATCAAGTAAATGACGCTCAAAATCAAGTGAATGCTGCTCAAAGTCAAGTGACTGACGCACAAGCAACAGCAGCACAAGCGACACCTGAAGCCATTGCTCAAGCTACTAATGCGATCACAACAGCTGACAGTCACGTACCTGTTGCAGAAAAGGCAGTAACTGACGCACAAGCTACCGCTACAAACGCTCAAACGACTGTGACAAACCAAAAAGCTGTTGTATCAGACGCTCAAGCGGCTGCAGATAAGGCACAAGCTAAAAGTGACGCTGCTCAAGCAAAAGTAGATGCTCTTGCAAAAGAATCAACAGATGTATCAACAGCTCAAGATAATGTAACAGTGGCAGAAGCAACTGTAGTACGAGCTAAATCAGATGTGAAAACAGCTGAAACAAACCTTGAAACAGCTAAAAAGGCAGATTCAAAACTTGACCAAGCAATTTCAGATGCAAACGGTTCCGTATCAACAGCTGAACAAGGTGTTAAAGATGCAAAACAAACTGTAACAGCTAAAGAAACTGTCGTAAGTCAAGCACAAACAGCCTTTGACCAAGCAAAAGCGGCTGCAGACGCTGTCAAGCCATTAGCGACATGGGAATCAAAAGTCAATATTCCAGAAGAATACTTGAATGCATTGAAGAAATGGGTGAATGCTAAAGGTGAAGACCGTGTGAAAGCAGCTGATGAAGCTCTTGCAATTTATAACGCGCTTCCAATCAAAACAGATTTCAACATCATTAACCAATATAATAAAATCGTACATGTTTATGATGGTGATATCCATTACGACGCAAACGATAATGGGATTTGTAATTACTTTTATCCAGACACAATCACAGTAGCTGATAATACTCAATATGATGTCGAAAATCTCCCGGAAAACGTGAACAATATTGTAAACCAATATTTTGTAGACCAAGTTAATGCCTTTCGTCGTGCACTAGGTTTACCAGATGCAACAGTAAACACTTTAATGATGGATCTTGCAAAAGCACGTGCGGTGAAATACAACGCATTACGTGATAACACTGATGAAACGGGATCTGACTACTCAATTGAGCTTTCAACAAAAAAACCCGAATTGGAGCACTTGTATGTTAGAGAAAACTTAACAAATCAACGTCACTTCAAACCGTTTTCAGGTGATTTGGCATACAAACGATCTCATTATGCAACATTAAGCGAAATTCTAGAGGGTGTTCGTGAAGCTGTATTTTTATTCACAGTGGATGATGGGACAAATTATTATAGTCATACAGCTAGTTTGACGGACTACGACCAACAAGGTATTTCAATGTACCTACAAGACAACAGTAATTCGTTTATTGAAGTTCCAGCAGAATTCAATGTTGTAACTACAACTTCAAGCTTGCATGAAGCTAAATTTGCACAAGACATTTGGGGTGGTCATGTATATGATGTATTGTCAGCCGGTCGAGCAAACTTTGAGCCAAGTGTAGATGCATACAATAAAGTAGTATTGAAACAAACAACTGCAGGTGTTGCGTTGAAAGCTGCTCAAGAAGATGTTACCGTAGCCAAAACAGCAGTCACAACGGCTCAAAAGGCTGTCGATGACGCCAAAGCAAAAGTAGCAGAGCTTGAATCACGTGAACGTCAAACACCAAAAGCAGAAGCTGAATTGAGAGCTGCTCAAGCTAAGTTAACAGAAGCTGAAGGTAAACTTGCAGTGGCTAAAGTTGTGCTTGCATCCGTAACAGCTGAAGAAGCAACTAAAGCCCAAGCGCTTGCACAAGCAAAAGAAGATGCTAAAGTTGCAAAAGAAAAAGCTGATGATGCAATGGTTGCACTTGCAACTGAACAAGCTAAATTAGCAGATCTTAAATCATCGGCTGAAAAAGCAAACAATGATGTTGTTGCTGCTCAAAAAGCTCTTAACAACGCAAAATCTGCAGTAGAAGCTGCTAAAGCTCATAAATCTGAGTTGGAAAATGCACAAGCTAAACTTGCAGCCGCTCAAGTTAAACTTGCAGCCGCTCAAGTTAAACTTGTCAACGCTCAAGCTAAACTTGCCGCTGAACAAGCTAAACTTACAGACGCTCGTAGCAAATATGCATCAGCTAAATCAGAATATGAAACCGTGTTGACTAAATATGAAGTTCAAAAAGCGTTAGATGACGCTAAAAAAGGTAATATTGTGACACCTGATACTAAACCTGAATCTGGTAAAACTGACAATACTAAGCCAGAAACTGACGTTGTAAAACCAAATCAAGGTGCAAAAGCTAAATATGACGATGTTGTGGCACCGAAAGTGGTAAGCAGTCAAGTCGAAGCAGCACCAGTATCAGTATCTAAATTCAACAAGACACAAGAACAAACAGTCAACACTGTAGCAGAAGCTACCGCAGTAGCTGTTAAAGCCGGACATGGTCACACACTTCCAGAAACAGGTGATAATGGCGGTATTATTGCAAGTGTTGCAGGTATTGGTCTTCTTGGCCTTCTTGGATTTGCTGGTCGCAAACGTAAGAAAAACTAA
- a CDS encoding Y-family DNA polymerase yields the protein MGYFDYSREPRSDIAFIDMKSFYASVECVERGLHPLKTSLCVMSRADNSAGLILASSPIFKKVFGKSNVGRAYDLPFDVQTRRFSYYNAKRQGLRTDPEYVRFIEDWAKVTFIVPPRMDEYISVNMEIQGIFQNYGSPNDIYPYSIDEGFIDLSSSLNYFVPDKQLSRKQKLDLISARIQRDIWRQTGIYSTVGMSNANPLLAKLALDNEAKKTSTMRANWSYEDVENKVWSIPKMTDFWGIGKRMEKRFNTLDIHSIKDLANANPDILKKELGEAGLRLWFHANGIDESNVHKPYKPKSKGLGNSQVLPRDYFRQRDIEIVLREMAEQVAIRLRKIGKKATVVSIHLGYSKHENKRSINTQMKIEPTNNTDMLTNYVLKLFHNKYTSGAIRSVAVNYSGFVDESFGLISLFDDVEQIEKEERLQTAIDSIRDQFGFTSLLKANALDGASRSIARSRLIGGHSAGGLDGLK from the coding sequence ATGGGATATTTTGATTATTCAAGAGAACCAAGAAGCGATATCGCTTTTATCGATATGAAGTCGTTTTACGCTAGCGTCGAATGTGTTGAGAGAGGACTACATCCTTTAAAGACTTCTTTATGTGTTATGAGTAGAGCTGATAACTCTGCAGGTCTTATCCTTGCTTCTTCACCGATATTTAAGAAAGTGTTTGGAAAATCAAATGTTGGAAGAGCATACGATCTCCCTTTTGATGTTCAAACAAGAAGGTTCTCGTATTACAATGCCAAGAGACAAGGACTGAGAACAGATCCAGAATACGTGAGATTCATTGAAGATTGGGCAAAAGTGACTTTCATCGTTCCTCCTAGAATGGACGAATATATCTCAGTTAATATGGAAATCCAAGGCATTTTTCAAAACTATGGTAGCCCAAATGATATTTACCCTTATTCTATAGACGAGGGTTTTATCGACCTGTCTAGTTCTCTTAATTACTTCGTTCCAGATAAGCAGTTATCTCGAAAGCAAAAGCTCGACCTTATTTCTGCGAGGATCCAAAGGGACATCTGGAGACAAACTGGCATCTATTCAACCGTTGGTATGTCCAATGCTAACCCTTTACTAGCTAAACTAGCACTTGATAATGAAGCAAAGAAAACTTCAACCATGAGAGCTAACTGGTCCTATGAGGATGTGGAGAATAAGGTCTGGTCTATTCCTAAGATGACTGATTTCTGGGGTATAGGTAAAAGAATGGAGAAACGCTTCAACACGTTAGATATCCACTCAATCAAAGACTTGGCAAATGCTAACCCAGATATCTTGAAGAAAGAACTAGGAGAAGCGGGCCTTCGTTTATGGTTTCATGCTAATGGTATTGATGAAAGTAACGTTCATAAACCCTATAAACCAAAATCAAAAGGTCTAGGCAACTCCCAGGTTCTCCCTAGAGACTATTTTAGACAACGAGATATTGAAATTGTCCTTAGAGAGATGGCCGAACAAGTTGCTATCCGACTGAGAAAGATAGGCAAGAAAGCGACTGTTGTTTCAATACACCTTGGCTACTCTAAGCATGAGAACAAGCGTTCTATCAATACCCAAATGAAAATTGAACCAACGAATAACACCGACATGCTGACAAACTATGTGTTGAAATTATTCCATAATAAATACACTTCAGGGGCAATCCGAAGTGTAGCGGTTAATTATTCTGGGTTTGTAGATGAATCTTTTGGATTAATCTCACTATTCGATGATGTCGAACAAATTGAAAAAGAAGAAAGGCTCCAGACAGCAATAGATTCTATCAGAGACCAATTTGGCTTTACCTCTCTGCTAAAAGCTAATGCACTTGACGGGGCATCAAGAAGTATTGCCAGAAGTAGGCTCATCGGAGGACATTCTGCTGGAGGATTGGATGGTTTAAAATGA